The region TCTCTTCAAACCGCGTATCAACCACATTAACTGGCGGTTCAGGTAGCAGCAAAGGCTTAGGAAAAATAAAAGGCTGAACTGACAGCACTGGAGGTACTGGAGGTTTAGAAGTAACAAAAGGCAAAGGAAATGGTTGAGTCGATACTGGAAGTACCGGAGGCTTAGATATAGGTACTAGAAGTTTGGGAGGAGACACTGAAGGCCTGGAATGGGGCAGGATTACTTGAGAAACATGAGATACACTAGAGGTAGTCGGCCGTGCAACTGGTGACAATGCCGTGGGCTCTGTAACAACTACCGATGCGCTAACCAAACGTACAAGTGGTTTTGCAGGTGCAGCAGCACTAGTAGTAAGCTTTATAGGCGGAAGCGGTGCAGATACCACAGGCCCTGAGCTCTTAAAAATATAAGCAACTATTCGCATGATAGCGGCCCAAAGTTCCTTTAAAAAAGATACGAAACGTGTACAGCTCTTCTCATTTGAAGAGTCTTGTACCGTTGATTCTGGCAATGAAGATTTTAAAGGTACAATAGTACTATTTCTAACCGAAGTTACCATAAGTAACCATCTTTTTTTAAATTAATAATTACAAGAAAGCGTAAACTACTAGTATTAAGAATACATAAACCTTCCCCCTGATTTTTTCGACACATTCCTATTTTGTGGACAAGGTCACTTTATACACACAAACAAATTCAAAATAAGGCTACTCTTATTAACTCACGTTGCGTTTAAATTGCTCAATTTTAAGAATTCTTCTTCCAAATGAAAATCATTAGGATACCATAAAGGCAATTGCCCAACACTTGGTGCATTAGCAATCTTCCAAGCCTCCCTTCTCATTTTCCCTAGGGCTTCAGAAGCTCTTTTTTTCTCCAGTTCTTTAACTCTAAAAGCTTCTTCTTCCCTTAACCTTGCAACAATCTCTTCGTCAGACACTAATTTATTCATCTGCTCCGAATAAGGATCCCATACAGCACGTATTTCCCTAATTTTCTCTTCTAATTGTTGTTTAGAAATTTCAGGCCCCTTTTGTAAAACATGTGTTACAAATTCTAAAAGTTGACGAGTCACTACTATTGATTGTTGTTGTTCCAGCTTTCTTTCAGATTTAATCAGGTTGGGTAAATAATCCCTATGAACTGTATTTACATATCCTCTAATTTGCTTTTCTATCCATATTCTGAACATCATGCCATCAGGTTTTTGTTCTAACAATCCTTCATTTATAAGCATTAATTTATTTAGTTCTTCATCTAACTCCCTGCGTAATTGAAAAAAGTCTACAAATGCTGGGGCCATTTCCATTGACTCTGTCAATGAAGGAGGATCCTGGGGGAAAGAAACTTCTAAAATGCTACTCAATGACAACAAGTTTGAATCCGTCATAGAGGTATTTAAAGAATCTGTCATTACCCCATCTTGTAGTTGTTCAGAAGATGAAACTAGAGAAGGTCTACCTACAAAAAACTCTTGTAAAATGCCTTCTATTAATGAACTTACAACTTGTTTATTTTCTTCATGAATTGTATCTGGTTGAGTTCCTGGACTAGATAGTATTGAAGGATCAATATGCTTAATTGGTGTTACACTCTGTTCGATCTTCTTCTTTGAAAACAAACTAAAAATCTTTAAAAACCCACTTAAGATGCGATCTACGATTTGTGTAATAATGGATCTAAGACCCTCTACAATAGAATAAACAAATGCAGTAAAAGGGCTTCTATTCACAATCTTCTCTACAGGTCCTATGATTACTAAAGATGTTTGTGTACTATTTTGAGTGGATAAATTATCGATGCTTTTCATGAACATCCTTAAAATTTAAATATTGTTATAACCCATAGAGCGTAACACAATTTAATATTTAAGAATGCGTAAATTTTAAAAAATATGTAAAGATCTAAGACTGAGTAATTGAAAACAAAGAGAGCCACTCTTCTCTTGTAAGTTGTTTTAAAAGAGCCTCATCATCCGTACCAATTACATCTTCCATAAGGCCTGCCTTCTTTTGAATAAGCATTGCAATATGCTCTTCAATTGTGCCTTTTGTTATAAGTTTAAAAACTTGAACACCTCGTTTTTGACCCATGCGATAGACCCGGTCCGTTGCTTGGTTTTCTCTTGCGGCATTCCACCAGCGATCATAGTGAATTACAACACTTGCAGCAGTAAGCTCTACTCCAAGACCTACTGCTTGAAGGGATCCCAAAAATACCATACACTTTGGATCCTCATGAAAACGCCTAAGTTCCTCCTCCCTATTTCTAGTGCTCCCTCGAATCGATGCAAAACTAATCCCTACCTCATTAAAATAGGTCTGCATAATATCTAACATGCCAAGATAATGCGAAAATACAACAACTTTCTGTTCACTATCCAAAGCTTCTTGTAATAGCTCTACAAATAAATTCCATTTACCCGACTCAAACTCTTTATAGCGAGATGGATCCTTAAGAAACACTGCTGGATGATCGCAAATTTGTTTAAGCTTTCCAAGGAGTGCAAAAAGAGAAAGATAAGGTATTGGTTTTGCATCATTTTCCAATTCAGAAGAGAGTGTCTGTTTTGCTTGAATGAGCATCTGCTCATAAAGCCTTTCTTGATCCTCCAAAAGCTCTGCAAAGGCCTCTTCTTCTGTTTTTTCTGGAAGCTCAAGAAGCACATCAGTCTTTTTTCTTCTAAGCACAAAGGGCTTAACAAAGCGATTCAATTGTTCTCTTGGCTTTGTTTCATGCAATTTTTCAATAGGAATAACAAAGAGTTCTCGGAAAAGATCTTCACTTGGCATGTAAGAGGGCATGACTAAATCAAACAAAGACTTTAGCTCCCTCAAGCGATTTTCAATAGGTGTTCCAGTAAGCCCTAGCTTCATCTTGGCCTTTAGCGCAAGAAGAGCTTTGTGAGTTAAGCTTTGATGGTTTTTTGCAATTTGCACCTCATCAAATACAGTTAACTCAAAAGATATTTTTACAAGCTGTTTAAGCTCAACCCTCAAGATGCCATAAGAAGTAAGTAGTAAATCATAATCCTTTTCAAATAGGCTTATATCCCTATTTTGCCCATACAACGTAAAAATACGCAAATGCGGCAAGAACATCTTTAACTTCTCTTGCCAGTGAAAAATTACGGATGTTGGACATGCAACCAAAAATTTTGCTCTATTACCTGTATGTGAGCTAATAGCAGCGATTAAGGCCATAGCCTGATGCGTCTTTCCAAGACCCATATCATCGCATAAAAGACCTGACAACTTTTGCGTATACAAAAACCAAAGCCACTTAACACCCATCTCTTGATAAGCTCTCAACGTGCTTTTAAGCGAAGAAATATCGAGTGGCACACTACTTTGAAAATGCAAAATCTCTTGCCATAATATATGCTGACTTTTCTCTTCAAAAAGCTCTCTAACTTCTTCAAAAAGTTGCAATTTGAGCACATGGAAAGCACTTAAACATAGCAGATCACAAGCCTCTTGAATTTGATACTTCTCAAATTGTAAAAGCCACTCAAAGCGCATATCTTGCAGGTCAATAAGCCCAACATCTGTAAAAAGAAAACGCTCATTTCTTTTTAAAGCCTTCCAAATGTCATTACAGTGTACAGCACCACGCTCTGTCTTATATACAAAATGAATAAGGAATTCCCCTTCATCTTGCTTTCTAAATTCATGTAATTCTAACTTAAGCTCTTTTGGTTTTTGTAATCTCGGATCCAAAAACGCTATATAAGGCATAAGCCCCTCTAGCTCGGTAGACAGAAAAAAATCCCTTTCATTTTTAGGGATGATCTTTTCTTGCTGATAAGCAAAGGGCAGTCGAATAGAAAGAGAAGTCCTTGAAAATCCCTCACCTCTTACAAAAACAAAATCCTCAAAAAATTTTAAATCAGACAGCTTATAACCTGTTGCAAACAGATAAGAAGGGGTTATTTTTATAGATAAATTCTTCTCAAGTGTAATTTTTAATTGAACTGTTTGAATAGGACTTGACGAGCTAAAAAAACCAGGAACCATTTCTAATTCATCTTCATGCACATGAATAAAAAATGAAATATCTTTTGAAGCAATGCTCATACCATTTTGGATAAAAAAACAGAGCCCTTCTTGATGCTTCGCATAAAAACCTTTATTCTCTATATAAATCCATTTATCAAAATCTTTTATCTCTTCTTTTTCATTTTCCAAATCATGCTCAGAAAAAAAGCGAAGTACATCTGACTCATCTAAGATATAATTTAAGTTAGCCCTAACACTTGTTAAATGTGTCTGGAAACCTTCCTTTGAATCTAACCAGACTTTATTTTCGCTAACAAAGTCACCCACATATTTCTTAGGAATAATTAGACTCAAATATTTCCTGTCTTGAACTTTATAAAATCCATCATCTTCTAAATAGATCCAAGAGCCAAACAACTGACTATTTACACGTTGTAAATCTCCTGTCTCTTTTAAATAAGCCTGAATATGCAGTGCATCAAGACCATCAAAAAAAATATAATAAGAAGGCCTTATCTCATCCTTGTATAGATTAAAGCCTTGTAAATGCTTTTCAATCAAAATTATATGCTTGTTAAGTACATCTTCAATATCATCTCTTTCAACATAATTTTTACTAAAAACAGGATCCTTTTCATCCATAAAAAAGCCCTGTCTTGGAATGTATTGCCACTCTCCTATGGGTATGCTTTTAACCACGTCTTTTTTATCAAATTCCACGCTATACGTGTCTGTTAAATCTCTTTCAATAACTAAACGAACATTTTCTTGATCATATAAAATTTTATCGATTTTCTCATAAGAGCTTGCGCATACCTTTAGAGGAGACGAAACTGTTAAAAGCGCAGGTATACATGTTTCTAAATCTGTAAATGCAACATAAAAAAAAAGCAAGAACGCATCAAATGCAGCTTCTATGCCCTTTGGAACTTCGTGCTTAGAATAGACAAACTGAATAGCATAATTTGCATGTCCCTCTTGAAGCAAAAACAAATGCTTTGCAAGATCACACCAAAAAGAAAGCTCATAAGCAAGTTTAAAGGCAGGTCTTCCCTCCTTCCATAGCAACAACTCTTCATCAGAAATCCTCGAAAACTTCAAGGAAGACTTCTCCGTCTCTTTGACACGCTCATGTATATTCTTTTCTAGCCAATCTTTAGATTCTGGCAATAATGCACTTATAGAAAAGAGCGGTTTACCTGTAAGCGATAAGCATTCATAAGCTGAGGGCTTCACTCGTATTATATTGTCAGAAGAAGTGCCAATGCGAAGAGCCACATTTTTACAAAGAATATTCCATAGTGAATTTCTAAAGCGTACATGAAGAGGATGAAACGATCGATTATAAACATGCTTTTTTGCAGCTAATATATGTACACAAGCATCTTCTTGATCGCTGCATTCACAAATTGCATCTACAAGCATATCTTCATCATTAAATTGCAATACTATCCAGTATTCCTTCTGGAGAGATGTGTCCGATACCAGCAGCTGATAGGCGCCCTGGCTTGAAAATTCCATCTCTTTTACGACTAATGTCATCTAATTTCCATTTAAAACAAGTGTTAAACCAGGGGGCAATTGATCACCAAAAAGTTCTTCTTGCTCTACAAGCTCTAAACTTTGCACTTCTTTTAAAAGATGGTACAACCTCTCATAGCAAGGATGATGGGCTATTTGCACAAGAATGGAGGAGATAAGCTCTTCTGGCATATTCAACTCTTTTCTCTCTACCTTTCTTGCCAGTTTTTCAATGAGATCTACTTTAGCTGAAAAATCCATTGTCTTTACGTCCAAAATAGTTTCCAACCAACTAGCAACAATTTTGCTTGGTATTGCATGAATAAAAGATGAGGTAAGATGCGCTCTTGTGCCAAGCCTTCCAATAGCCCATAAATCTACATCTAAAGCTTTACCCTCTACAACACGTTTGACTAGCAAATTACCAAGTCGTACTTTTTGATCCAAGTTAATGCATTCCAAGGAAGCTATTAAACGAAGACTCTCTGCATATTCGTAAGGGTTCATTTTATTTTTAGAAGCACTTTTTTGTTCAAGCTGTAAAAATAAGGCAGGCAAAACTTCACTTGCAAGCTGCAACTGCTGCCCTTTGTTAAGGCCTCCTGCAATTCTTCTATAACAAATCCATCTTTGTATAACAACATCAACAGGCTTTTGCTTTTTATATTCTGCTAAAATAAGCTTCCAAAGCTCTTTTATACGAAAATCATCTAAAGGATATCCAAGACCTGGACGCAAAAAAAACCCAAGCAGATTCCATGCACGAACTTCTCTATGTATGGAAGCAAAAAAATCTGTTTTTAGCTCCAAAAGAGCATCAAATAAACCTCTTAAAACACTTGGAGGCCAAAGTTGCTTAGGGGTTCCAAGAACACTTTCTAATTCAACTACAATATTTTTAGGATCTCTACAAAATTGCTCTTTAAGAAGCCAAGCAGCCTTTTGTAAATGTTCTACTTCATGCGTTTCGTCCATTCTTTTTTTCTCAAGAGAATCTATTGCATTCTCTTTTCCCTCATGACTTTTTATCTGAAATTCTAAAAGCCATTTATGCTCAGATTGCACTGATTGTAACCAAAGCTGTACGATACCAATTGGAGTAAGCTCTGCACACAAATGCACTTGAATGGGCCCAACACTTTTTCCATAGCGAAGTACTGTTTGGATAGGTGGCAAAAAAAGCATATCTCCAGGAACAATTGTTAAAACATCTCCCGACACATCTTGCAGTCGCACATTAGAACTCATCAGCTGAAAACTAATAGGAGAGCCTGCTTTTGCAATAAACTCATGCTTTGATTCATAAATAAAACCATCTTCTTCTCCTTTTACAAGCAATGCTAAAGCCTTTTTTTCTTTATTTTCATATGTATCTTTGCACTCAATTTCTAAATAATAAGACCTTGCAAGACCTGCCTTAATTTTTATACCAAGACCTCTTTGTACCCGACCAAAATAGGCAGATCCCCTTGCAACAGCAAGATCCAAGCTTGTACTTACAAGCTCTTCTGGAACCGCTACATTGAACCATTGAGAAATAGATCTTAAAACAGCATTCCTAAAAAGCTCTGGCTTTGTGCTTCCTCCATTGAAAAGCACATGCGTTGGAACTTTTTTATTTATATGAAGAAATTCTGCTAAATGCTTTAGAATGGAGGGTTCTGCTTCAAAATCAAGGCTCAAAGGACGAATACCCGATTTTTTCTTTAACTTCAAAGCCTCTTCAAAAGGTTCTTCCTTAAAAAAACCCTCTTTTAGAAAGTCTATGACCTCTTCTTTTTTTACATCCAAGCCTACACTGCCAGAAATTACTTTAGAGCCTTTTCCTTGAAAAAACAGAGAGATTTTTTCCCTTGCTTGCAAAGAGAAAAATTCCTCTTTTGCATTTCTTGCAAGCAATGTAAGCTGAAGCTGTTGCTCTATATCCAATTTTCCATTAATTTTTCCTTCAAGATAATGAGCAAGAGCAAAATCCATATTATCACCTCCAAGTAAGAGATGATTACCAACAGCCATACGTTGAAAGCCCAAGTTACCAGAAGATACACTCACTTCAATCAAGCTAAAATCTGTAGTTCCACCGCCAATATCGACAACAAGTACAACGTCATTTTCTTGAAATTTGGTGATTGCACTTTTTTCATTAGCGCAAATCCAGCTATAAAATGCAGCTTGTGGCTCCTCTAAAAGTGTAACCTTAGAGAGCCCTGCCATTTTTGCAGCTTCTATTGTAAGTACCCTTGCAACTTCATCAAAAGAGGCAGGCACTGTCAATATAATATCTTGCTCTTCAAACTCAGCTGCCAGATCTCCTTTTGCAATTGATGCATTCCAACTCTCAATAATATGACGCAGATACAAAGCACTTGCTTCTACTGGGCTCAAGCGTCTAGTTACATCAAAACACTCGGGAGGAAGAATTTTTTCTCTTCGGTAAGCCGATGCATTACAAAGCCAGCTTTTTGCCGACTGCACGAGCTTAGTAGGGGTTTTCACCCCTTCATCCTTGGCAAAATATCCAACAACATTTCTTTTTTCAACTCCCCAAGGAAGCTCTAAAGAGCCTTTTGGAAATTCTTGATCTCCTGCAAGGTAACAAAATGAAGGCAGGAGCTCTTTTGACTCAATGAGCCCTGGCATTGTTAATTGCGGTATTAAAAAAGTGCGTATATGTTTTCCGGAAAAATGCTCATTTTTCGTATCCACATAGGCAACAGAACAGTTTGTTGTTCCAAGATCAATACCTATGATATAGCGAGAATGTATACGCATAATTAATTACAACTGCTGACGGCGGCTTCGAATTCTAGTGATAATAATTTTGAAACCCCTTTTTCCTCCATGGAAATACCCAAAAGCAAATCTGCAATGGACATGGTTCTCTTATTGTGGGTAATCACGATAAACTGAGTCTTGGAAGAAAACAGCCTTAACATACGTGTAAATCGATCCACATTCATTTCATCGAGCGGTGCATCCACTTCATCAAGCAAACAAAATGCGGAAGGTTTTACTTCAAAAATTGCAAAAAGTAGTGCAAGAGCCGTTAAACACTTTTCTCCACCAGATAAAAGCAAAATAGAGCGCATCTCTTTTCCAGGGGGTTTTGCTATAATATCCACACCCGATTCTAAAGGGTCTTGATGGTTGGTAAGACGCAAATCTGCATCTCCCCCCTCAAACAATAGCTGAAAATTCTTTTTAAAATTATCACGTATCAAATTAAAGGTATTTGTAAATAGTTTTAAACTCTCATCATCCAGTTTTGCAATAATCTTCATAAGCTCATCTTTAGATGCTTTTAAATCCAATAGCTGTCCATTTAAAAACTGCTCTTGCTCTTTTTGCTTTTCATACTCATCAATTGCTGCAAGGTTTACATCTTTTTCTTTTGCAAGCATTTCTTTAAGGCTACCACTCTCTTTTTGCAGCTCTTGAATGTTCTTCTCATCCAAAATACTTTCTTGATCTAAACTCTCTAACTCCATACCCATCCCTTGCATCTGTTCTTCAATGGATGTACGCGTTGCTTGCTCTTGAACAAGATGCAATTGAAGTTGGTGAATTTGTTCTTCCTCTTTCTTTTGTCTTTCATTAAAAAGCTTAAGTTCTTTTTCTACCTCTTTACAAAGGATATTTTGTGCATCCAACTCTTGTTTTAAAAGTTGAAAAACACCCTCTTGCTCTACGAGCGATACTTTTAATAAGGTAATCTCTTCTTCCAACCCCTTAATTGTCTCTTTAAATGCATCTTTTCTGCTACATATAGCTTGAAGATCATTTACCAGACGCTCTTCTTGTTCCACATGCTCTTTTTGGGTTACAGAAAAGATATCGATAGAACGCTTATAATTTTGCCTCTCTTCTTCACTTTTCTTAAAAAGGTTTTCTTTAGATTTTAGATCAACTTCTTTAGACTTTAGATCCTCTTGAAGTGCGTTAAGAGCGTCTTCTAAAGCTTGGAACTGTTTTGACTTATCATCAAACACATGTTTAACATCTGCTTCTTGGTCGATCCATTTGAGCAGTAATCTAGAAACTTCTTCCAAACTATCTTCTAGCTTTTTCTTTTCTTGTATGTTGTTTTGCAAATCCCTATTAAAACGCTCCTTATCAGAGAGCACTCTTTGCAAACCAAAATTTGCCTCTACAAGCTTCATTTCCAGCTGACGAAGCTCTTTTTCAAATAAACCCTTTTTTTGAATTACATCTTCTTTTTTAGTATTATGCTCTCTTATTTCTACTGCTATAGAAGACAGCTTTTCTTGTAATAGCTGAATCTCCTTTTCAAATTCCTTTACTCTAGCCTCTCTTAAAAAAGTATTTTTCTCTCCAGAGACTGGAAAAAAGAGCACTTTTTTATGGTCTAGGAAATACCCTTCTTTAGAAGTAAGCTCAAAGCCTTCTCTTGCAAACAAAGAAGACTCTTCTGCAAGCTGTGTAGATGCAAAAAAGTGCTTTGCAATCGGCTCTTTTGTAATATGCTCTAAAAGGGTATGAGCTTGCTTTACATCCCTCGTATCTATATCTTCCAAACAAAAGATGGAAAATTCTTTAATTCCCTGCTCTTTTGCAAAATGAAGGACCCTATTCAAATGCTCTTTACTTTCTACAACAAGCGTCTCTGTATAAACCCGAAGTAGTGGCCCCAAAGCCTTTTCAAAAGTGCTATCAGCATGAATCATTTCATAAAGAGGCCTAATAAGCCCAAATAAAGAAGAAGACTTCTGTTTTGATTCCTGTAAAAGCCTTTTAGAACCCTTAGAAATCCCTTCAAAATCATCTTTTAATGCCAAAAGAGCCTTTCTCTTGGCAGAAAATTCGTGATGAGCTTTTTGCAACTCATTTTCTTGCAGATTAAGCTCTTTTATCCTCTTTTCACTCGCAGCAACTTCTGCAATACATGTTATAAGATCTTTCTTTCTAACATCAATTTCTTTAGAAAGGGCTTCAAAAGTATCTCTTTTCTCTTTTTCATTATTTAAACACTCTTTAAGTTGTGTTTGAATTCGCTCTTCATCATAGCGCAAATAAGAACACCTCTCTTGTCCTGTTTCCAAGCGAAGACGCTTTTCTTGTAACTCTCTTTGAAACTTACTCTCACTCTGAGCAAGCTTTAAAAGCTCTTGCTGCAGCTCTTTTTGACGCATTCTAAGAGGATTTTCTTCTGTTTTCAATGTAATAAACTGAGTTTCTGCAGCTTTAAAACAACACGCAATCTCTTCAAGTTCTTTTTCTCGAGAAAAAAAGTGCTCCTTAATCTGCAAGTGTTCTACAAGCTTACTTTCTTGTTTCTTTTTCAAGGCAAGTTGATCTTCTAAAAGCCTTTTTTCTCTCTCAAAAAGCTCCTCTCTTTGCTTTTTTTCACTTCCAAGCAAGGATCGCTTTAACTCTTCATTTGCTTTGATACGATTTTTTTTATCTTTGGAATCAACTAAAGCACTCTCTTTTTCTTTTAAAGAAGACTTTAACGATTTCTCTTTCTCAGAAATAGAAGCAAGAGATTCTTTAACAATTTGCAGACGATCCGTTATCTCTCTACTTTCTCTTAAATAACTAGCCTCTTCTCTTTTACAAGAGTACCATTTAATCATTAAAATTTGCTTTTCAACAAATTCAAGACGCGTCTTACTCTCTTTGTAAATACGAGCAACTTTTGCCTGACTTTCAAGCAATTCTTTTTGCTCAAATACCATATGGTGAATATCTTCTGCACGAGCTAAATTCTCTGCTACTTGCTCTAACTTCTTCAGCGTTTCTCGTTTTCTTTGCTTAAAGCGCAAAATACCAGAAGCTTCTTCAAAAATAAGCCTTCGCTCTTGTGGACCATCATGAATCACATGATCGATTTTTCCCTGCTCAAAAATACAATAAGCATCCTTTCCAAGCCCTGTATCCCAAAATAAGCTCTCAATGTCTCGAAGGCGCACAGGTTTCCTATTAATCAAATATTCAGATTCGCCCGATCGGTAAATGCGTCTTGTCACAGAAACTTCTGAATAATCTATGGGTAAAACTTTTGCTTCATTATCAAAAGTAAGCGTGACTTCTGCAACATTGAGCGCTTTTCTCTTTCCTGCCCCCGAGAAAATAAGATCGTACATCTTATCACCACGAATCGACTTTGCAGACTGCTCACCCAAAACCCATCTGAATGCGTCCACTATGTTGGATTTTCCACACCCGTTGGGACCTACGATTGCAGCTATTCCAGAGCCAAAATCCAACACCGTCTTATCGGCAAAAGATTTAAATCCTAATATCGTAACATTTTTTAGCTTCACAAGCTTATTTCCTGAATTGTATGAACAAGGAGAAAATAACATGTTTGTTAGATAATTGCAAACGTAGTAAGTTAAAATTATGAATACGCTTCCAGGAAAACTACTTCCCTTTCTATGGTATTTTAGTAAAAAGCACTCGCTTCACTTACTAGGACTCATATTTGTCGCCATCTTTTGGGCAATTGACCTCTCCTTATCTCCTTACATGGTAAAACTTATTATCGACGGTGTTTCTTCTTGGGAACCAGGGGTGGACAGCCTTTTTTATACAGTGGGAATGCCGTCTATAGCCTATGTTGCGCTTGCTCTCTTCATAGGTATCGTTTTTCGTTTTTATGATTATGTCATGATAAAACTTGCACCCATCATGAAAAATGAGATCATTCTAGAGATGTTCAACTACATTATCGACCACTCCTATAGCTACTTTCAACAAAACTTTTCGGGTAGCCTTTCAAACAAAATCAATGATATCTCAAAAGGCTCTGTTAAAATCATCACAGAATTCGTCGATCTTTTTCTCTCGCGCTTTTTCTGCCTTATTGCAGCAATCATTACCATGTACCTCGTGCATGCCTCTTTTGCAATTACACTTACTCTATGGACCGTTTTATTTATCTCTATCTCATTGCTTTTATCCAGAAAATCACAAGAGTACTCAAAAGTTTATTCGGAATCAAAAAGCCATGTGATGGGAAAAATTGTTGACTGCATCACCAATGTGCTGAATATCAAACTCTTTGCAAGAAAAGAGTATGAAAAGCGCTATCTAAAAAAGTACTTAGATGATGCAGCAATAAAAGATCAAAGCCTGCATTGGTACCTATTAAAGCTAAAAGCTTTCCAGGCGCTTGCAATCACCCTACTCATTGCTTTCATGCTATGGCTTTTAATCAATGCTCGCATCAAAGAAGAGGTCACAATTGGCGACTTTGCGCTTATTTTAGGGCTTACTATGTCTATTGTTGATCAACTTTTTACTGTAGCTCAAGAGCTCATCAATTTCTCTGAAGATTTAGGGACATGTAGCCAAGCGCTTTCCATCATATCTACACCTCACGACCTTATAGATGCTCCCAATGCAACCACCTTAAACGTCACACGCGGTGAAATCATATTTGATAAAGTACATTTTCGTTATCGAAAAGGTCACAATATTTTTACGGATAAATCAATCATCATTCACTCTGGAGAAAAAGTAGGTTTTGTTGGATTTTCTGGAAGTGGAAAAAGCACATTCATCAACCTCATACTACGCTTTTTTTCCATAAACTCTGGAAAAATTTTGATCGATGGACAAGATATTACGACAGTAACCCAAGACTCTCTTCGCAGTCAAATTGCCATGATCCCTCAAGATCCCATCTTATTTCATCGCTCACTCATGGAAAATATTCGTTATGGAAAACCAGAGGCTAGTGATGAAGAGGTCATCGAATCATCAAAAAAAGCGCATTGCCATGAATTTATCGAAAAGCTAAAGGGGGGTTATTCATCTCTTGTTGGAGAAAGAGGGATCAAACTCTCAGGAGGACAAAGACAGCGCATAGCTATTGCAAGAGCCATTTTAAAAGATGCTCCTATCTTGATTTTAGATGAAGCAACTTCCTCTCTTGATTCTATTACAGAAAACTACATTCAAGAAAGCCTTACAAAGCTTATGGAAAACAGAACCACCATAGTTGTGGCTCACCGTCTATCCACCCTTTTTAACATGGACCGCATACTTGTATTTAACCATGGTAAAGTCGTAGAAGAGGGCAATCACCAAGAGCTTATTGCAAATAACAGTCATTACGCAAAGCTATGGAACATGCAAGCGGGCGGCTTTCTCTCAAATAAGCCTTAATCTGGCCAGTAGTGTACATGCAACTTTAGCTTGTGAGGTGCAGGATATCCTTCAACATATTTTTCTTCGAAGGCCTTCATCTTTGCATGAGCCTCATTGATATTTGCTTGCTTCTGCTTAGGCGACTTACCCTTATTTGTTTGATCCAAGTCTT is a window of Chlamydiales bacterium DNA encoding:
- a CDS encoding ABC transporter ATP-binding protein, with protein sequence MNTLPGKLLPFLWYFSKKHSLHLLGLIFVAIFWAIDLSLSPYMVKLIIDGVSSWEPGVDSLFYTVGMPSIAYVALALFIGIVFRFYDYVMIKLAPIMKNEIILEMFNYIIDHSYSYFQQNFSGSLSNKINDISKGSVKIITEFVDLFLSRFFCLIAAIITMYLVHASFAITLTLWTVLFISISLLLSRKSQEYSKVYSESKSHVMGKIVDCITNVLNIKLFARKEYEKRYLKKYLDDAAIKDQSLHWYLLKLKAFQALAITLLIAFMLWLLINARIKEEVTIGDFALILGLTMSIVDQLFTVAQELINFSEDLGTCSQALSIISTPHDLIDAPNATTLNVTRGEIIFDKVHFRYRKGHNIFTDKSIIIHSGEKVGFVGFSGSGKSTFINLILRFFSINSGKILIDGQDITTVTQDSLRSQIAMIPQDPILFHRSLMENIRYGKPEASDEEVIESSKKAHCHEFIEKLKGGYSSLVGERGIKLSGGQRQRIAIARAILKDAPILILDEATSSLDSITENYIQESLTKLMENRTTIVVAHRLSTLFNMDRILVFNHGKVVEEGNHQELIANNSHYAKLWNMQAGGFLSNKP
- the smc gene encoding chromosome segregation protein SMC — translated: MKLKNVTILGFKSFADKTVLDFGSGIAAIVGPNGCGKSNIVDAFRWVLGEQSAKSIRGDKMYDLIFSGAGKRKALNVAEVTLTFDNEAKVLPIDYSEVSVTRRIYRSGESEYLINRKPVRLRDIESLFWDTGLGKDAYCIFEQGKIDHVIHDGPQERRLIFEEASGILRFKQRKRETLKKLEQVAENLARAEDIHHMVFEQKELLESQAKVARIYKESKTRLEFVEKQILMIKWYSCKREEASYLRESREITDRLQIVKESLASISEKEKSLKSSLKEKESALVDSKDKKNRIKANEELKRSLLGSEKKQREELFEREKRLLEDQLALKKKQESKLVEHLQIKEHFFSREKELEEIACCFKAAETQFITLKTEENPLRMRQKELQQELLKLAQSESKFQRELQEKRLRLETGQERCSYLRYDEERIQTQLKECLNNEKEKRDTFEALSKEIDVRKKDLITCIAEVAASEKRIKELNLQENELQKAHHEFSAKRKALLALKDDFEGISKGSKRLLQESKQKSSSLFGLIRPLYEMIHADSTFEKALGPLLRVYTETLVVESKEHLNRVLHFAKEQGIKEFSIFCLEDIDTRDVKQAHTLLEHITKEPIAKHFFASTQLAEESSLFAREGFELTSKEGYFLDHKKVLFFPVSGEKNTFLREARVKEFEKEIQLLQEKLSSIAVEIREHNTKKEDVIQKKGLFEKELRQLEMKLVEANFGLQRVLSDKERFNRDLQNNIQEKKKLEDSLEEVSRLLLKWIDQEADVKHVFDDKSKQFQALEDALNALQEDLKSKEVDLKSKENLFKKSEEERQNYKRSIDIFSVTQKEHVEQEERLVNDLQAICSRKDAFKETIKGLEEEITLLKVSLVEQEGVFQLLKQELDAQNILCKEVEKELKLFNERQKKEEEQIHQLQLHLVQEQATRTSIEEQMQGMGMELESLDQESILDEKNIQELQKESGSLKEMLAKEKDVNLAAIDEYEKQKEQEQFLNGQLLDLKASKDELMKIIAKLDDESLKLFTNTFNLIRDNFKKNFQLLFEGGDADLRLTNHQDPLESGVDIIAKPPGKEMRSILLLSGGEKCLTALALLFAIFEVKPSAFCLLDEVDAPLDEMNVDRFTRMLRLFSSKTQFIVITHNKRTMSIADLLLGISMEEKGVSKLLSLEFEAAVSSCN